aaataattttttattatgcatgattttcattttttttatttttctacatgatttaaaaaaaaaaaaaaaaactccattTCATCACCAGAAACTTCGGCAGATTGTGATCTTGTGGGTATTTTGAGCTTCAAGTTCTTCTACACGTTCTTATAAATGACAACTTCAGGATCCCATCTTCTTTAGCTGTCCACCGAGagatcttcttccttcttcctgctctctctttctctctctctctctctccatcttTCCATCATTACCAGTAACTACGTACCTAAACAACAAAAGAAATGATTCTAAATCTCTGTACAGTAGACTTCTCTACCCTCCACGCCACTACTGCTGCAAGAGAGAAGGTGAATGTAAAAATGTCTTACCGCCCTGCCAAAGAAGTGCATGTTCAAGTCACTCATTCAATGCCACCTCAAACGATTGACATTTTGAAATCCTTGGAGGGTTGGGCTGAGAAGAACGTGTTAACCCTTCTAAAGCCTGTTGAGAAATGTTGGCAGCCGCAGGATTTTCTGCCAGAACCTGACTCTGAAGGCTTCTATGATCAGATTAAGGAGATAAGAGAAAGAACCCAGGATCTTTCTGATGAATATTTTGTGGTTTTGGTTGGAGATATGATCACAGAAGAAGCAGTCCCAACATACCAATCAATACTTAACTCCCTGGATGGAATTCAAGATAAGACTGGTGTATCTCTCTCTCCTTGGGCAATTTGGACTCGGGCTTGGACTGCTGAAGAGAATAGACATGGAGATCTTCTCAACAAGTATCTTTATCTCTCTGGACGTGTAGACATGAGAAAAATTGAGAAGACAATTCAGTATCTCATAGGCTGTGGAATGGATTCTAAATTTGAGAACAACCCTTACTTTGGATTCATTTACACTTCATTCCAGGAGAGAGCTACATTTATCTCCCATGGAAACACAGCAAAACTAGCTAAAGAACTGGGAGATATTAAACTGGCAGAGATTTGTGGAACCATAGCTGCAGATGAGAAACGCCATGAAACTGCATATGTTAAGATTGTAGAGAAGCTATTTGAGATCGATCCAGACACTACTATCTTGGCATTTGCTAACATGATGAGGAAAAAAGTATCAATGCCAGCTGAGTTGATGTACGATGGCGAGGATTACAACCTTTTCAACCACTACTCAGCTGTTGCTCAGCGTCTTGGAGTCTACACTGCTAAAGATTATGCTGATATTTTGGAATTCCTTGTGAGAAGATGGAAAGTGGACAAGTTGACAGATCTTTCTGGGGAGGGACGTAGAGCTCAAGATTTTGTTTGTGGATTAGCTCCAAGGTTTAGAAAGTTGGTGGAAAGAGCTCAAGAAAGGGCAAAGCAAGCACCCTCTATTCGATTTAGCTGGATTTTTGGCAGAGAATTACAAGTTTAACCATCAAGTCTTCAGCTATTTGCCTTTGTTTTGTATGTTTGAGCTGATAATGGAAGCTTGCTCTCATATATTAACAATAAGAAGTAAAAAGATGAGTCATGACTATTGGAGAAATCTACAGTATGTACATTTGGTTAATAGAACTTAATTGAATATAGATTTTCtgtttaatttcataaattattcactcggttttaatttttacaaaatacaattattttgatttaattcgattttaattaaaaaaaaaaaataaaccgaATGTATTATTTATCCATATTATGGTTTTTGATAATATTGGCTGACTAGATCTTAAGTAAAGTTGAAatagtataattaaattataaaatatttaaaataaggtataaaaaataaaaaatttattaaaaaattcaaccgatgggatcaaatcaaattagatcgattttttatttaatttattttgatttttctaaatatttaaattttaattgaattagacccatttttcacttaatttaattgagtttcataaatacttaaattttaattaaattagactTAATTTTcgcttaatttaattttcataaatacttaaattttaaaccCAAATATATATGCATCAAACCGGTGCTTTTTCATGAATAATGGCT
This sequence is a window from Manihot esculenta cultivar AM560-2 chromosome 4, M.esculenta_v8, whole genome shotgun sequence. Protein-coding genes within it:
- the LOC110613276 gene encoding stearoyl-[acyl-carrier-protein] 9-desaturase, chloroplastic codes for the protein MILNLCTVDFSTLHATTAAREKVNVKMSYRPAKEVHVQVTHSMPPQTIDILKSLEGWAEKNVLTLLKPVEKCWQPQDFLPEPDSEGFYDQIKEIRERTQDLSDEYFVVLVGDMITEEAVPTYQSILNSLDGIQDKTGVSLSPWAIWTRAWTAEENRHGDLLNKYLYLSGRVDMRKIEKTIQYLIGCGMDSKFENNPYFGFIYTSFQERATFISHGNTAKLAKELGDIKLAEICGTIAADEKRHETAYVKIVEKLFEIDPDTTILAFANMMRKKVSMPAELMYDGEDYNLFNHYSAVAQRLGVYTAKDYADILEFLVRRWKVDKLTDLSGEGRRAQDFVCGLAPRFRKLVERAQERAKQAPSIRFSWIFGRELQV